GTAATCCAGCTGCTATGGCCATGTTTGACGAGAAACAACTCTCAATGGGCTTAACTTATGCAGATGTAGAAGTTGAAGTCAGTGATGTGTACATTAATTCGAACATCGGTGAAATCCACTACGGCAGTGTTAGTGATGCCGCTGAAGCCAAAATCATTCCAAACTTTTACTATATTAGCCCTGTAAACGATAAATTCGCTTACGGTGTTGCTATGTTCAGTAATTTCGGTACAGGTACCGACACCGGTGATTTATCACAACCTAAACCAATCTTAGGTGGTTCGGCACAAATTCCAGCACCTGTTGACTTACTCGGAAAAACTGAAGTTACCACAATCAACTTTAACCTAAGTGCGTCTTACCGTATCAATGACCACTTCAGTGTTGGCGCTGGTTTAGATATTATTTATGGTCAAGGCACATTGACTCGTTCAGGCGAATTGCCGCTTGCTCCAGATGGATCATATGTGCCTGTGGATCTTGTAGATGTTGATGCTGATGGTGTCGCCTTTGGTGGTATTGTTGGCGCAGTCTATGAAATTAACGCCAACCACCGTTTAGGTGTAAGCTACCGTTTCAGCCCAGAATTTAGCGCTGACGGAACTGTAAAATTTGGCGGAACTGATTTTGAAGAGATCAATATACCAATCCCTGATATCTTCCAAGTAGCGGGCTTTCACCAGCTAACAGACAAATTCGCCTTGCATTACACTGCTCAAATGACAACTTGGGGTGACTTCCATGAAATCACTGTAACTGAGCCTGGTGAAGCGCAACTTAAAAAGTACGCTTGGGATGACTCTTGGTTATTCAGCGTCGGTGGCACTTACTCACTGACTGAAAACTGGACTCTACGTGCAGGCTACATGTTCGACCAAGGCGTTGTTGGCGAAGTTAGTTCTATCTCTATTCCAGATTCAGACCGTCAGTGGTACACCATGGGTGCGACTTATAACGTGTCCAAAAATACTAGCATCGATTTCGGTATCGCCTTTATTAAAGGTGAAGAAACACAGCTTACTGAACAAAGCTCTGTTTTAGATCTTATTGGTCAGCAAATGCCTACACTAGGCGATGATCTTGGTACTGTACATGCGACAACACTGTCGAATGCTACATACTATTCAATGCAGTACAACTATAAGTTTTAATCCTGTATTTGCATAAATAAGAAAGCCGCATTTAATGCGGCTTTTTTATTGGCGTAAATTCATTAACCCCATTTCATTGTACCCTGCCAATAAACCTTGCTAACGTAAGCTTATAACACCTCATATTGGAACTGGGCTTATGCAAAAAAATAATACTCTAGCCGCGATTATTCTTGGCGGATTTCTTTGCCTCGGGTTAGTACTAATGGCCAATACCGTTGGCGATAAACTGATAAAAATGAAATCAATGGAACGCACAGTTACCGTTAAAGGGTTAGCCGAAAAAGAGGTACGGGCTAATATCGCTATCTGGCCTATTCGCTTCACTGAAGTCGATAACGATCTCGACGACCTTTATAAAAACGTGCAAACCAAAACTGATAAAGTCACTGCATTTCTCAAGCAACAAGGTTTTGATGGATCTGAAATCACCCTCTCACTACCCGCTATTGATGACCGATTAGCCCAAGGTTATTCTGATCCTAATGTGAAATATCGCTACGCTGCCAGAGTATCACTTTCACTCTACACCGATAAGATTGACCTACTGCTCTCAGCTCGCAGCAATATGCTGTCACTTGCTAAAGAAGGCATCGCTATCTCAGACCAAGATTACAACAGCAAGACGCAGTTCTTATTCACTAAACTCAATGACGTTAAGCCAGAGATGATCCAATCGGCAACACAAAATGCACGCCAAGTTGCCGAAAAGTTTGCTAAGGATTCTGACTCCAAACTAGGGAAAATTAAGAAGGCAGCCCAAGGTCAATTTAGTATTAATGATCGTGATAGTAATACCCCCTATATAAAAAAGGTCCGTATCGTGTCGACATTAACCTATTATCTTAACGACTAGCACCTATGTATAGTCGCCAATCCACTAATGTTTAATCCCGCTAATAGGCTGTTGTAAGCTGTAAAAGCGTAATCTTTTGATTGCGCTTTTTTATACACACACTCACTCCATCGTATTTTTCTAATGAATAATGATTGCGCCTTTCACACACATCCATTAGAATAATCTCATGGAGTATATTGAGGCAAATTAACTATGACGACCACCGCATTCCCTCGCGTTGCACTTATCTTATTATCGCTAACATCGAGTCTAGCTTTCCCGACATTCGTCAACGCGGCGACTCAAGAGGTCGATAGCACGGCAACTGTGACTGTCGAGTACCAGTTATACGCTAACTGGGTCGCACTCGATGCAGTTATTGAGCCTACAAAATCAGCGACTGTTTCGGCGCAAACATCAGGACGCATTCTCAAACTCAATTATGATGTTAATGATATTGTCGCTGAAAATGCGTCACTTTTAGACATTACTAGCAAAGAGCAAGGTGCAAAATTAGCCGCAGCAGAAGCCGAGCTTGCAAAAGCAAATGCACAGAATGTCGAAACACAGGCGCAACTGCGCCGCTACAAAAAGCTGTTTCCTCAAGGGGCTATTTCCGAAGGCGCGATGGATGAAGCGCAAGCCAATGCCAAATCAACTCAACAAGCCGTCAGCGCAGCAAAAGCAGGCATAGTACAAGCCACTGAATCTCTAAAATATACTGCCGTAAGCGCCCCCTTTTCTGGTGTGGTAACCCAAAGGCATGTTGAACAAGGTGAGACTGTCAGCCCTGGTCAACCACTCTATTCAGGCTACTCTTTAACGCAGATGCGCGCGGTCACCCAAGTGCCACAACGTTATATCAATGCGCTGAGGTTACAGCCGAAATTCAAGCTCACACTCGCTGACGACAAACAAATTATTAGCGATAAGCTCAATATATTTAGCTTTGTCGATCAAGTCAGTCACAGTTATAAAGTACGGATCGAGCTTCCCACAGCGGCAACCCCTCTTATCCCTGGTAGTCTCATTAAGGCCGAGTTTGTCAGTGGTCAACGCCAAACAATGTTCATTCCTCAATCCGCTCTCATTACCATGAATGAGTTAAACGCGGTATATCTGCAGCAGAATAATCAGTGGGTACTTAATCAAGTTCGAATAGGCTTGCAAGATGGTGATTCCATTGAAGTGCTATCAGGGTTATCTAATGGCGATATTATCGCAGAAGATGCTTACCAAACCCTATTGCGTTTACAAAAGCAATCTAAGCCTTAAGGAGCTGACAAGATGATCGATAAGCAAAAATTAGGGATCTCTGGCCGTATTGCTGCTGCTTTTCAGCTTAGCGCGATCACTCCTTTATTGGCACTACTTGGCCTTTTACTTGGCCTATTTTCCGTGCTGGTGACCCCAAAAGAGGAGGAGCCTCAGATCAATGTCACCTTCGCCGATGTTTATATCCCTTTTGCTGGCGCATCGCCTGCTGAAGTCGAAAGTTTAGTAACATTACCCACTGAGCAGATAATCTCAGAACTGAAAGGCATCGACACTCTTTACTCCTTTTCACAACCCGATGGCGCACTGTTTATTGTAATTTTTGAAGTGGGTATTGCTCGCAACGACGCCATCGTAAAACTTTATAATCAGATCTATGCCAATTTAGATAAGCTGCCACTCAATGCAGGAGTCGGAGAACCACTCATTAAACCACGAGGTATTGATGATGTGCCCATTGTCAGCTTAACCCTGTGGTCAAAAGAGCCCACAGTTTCGGCAGAGCAACTGACCCATGTCGCCAATAGCTTAGAAACTGAGATTAAACGCATCCCCGGCACTCGCGAGATAAACTCGGTTGGTGCCCACCAACTCACGCTTAATGTCAGAATAGATCCTGTTAAGATGAACTACTACGGGATCTCATATAATGAGATAAACAGTAGTTTAAGCAGCAATAATCATGTGTCGATGCCGGCCTCATTAGTGCAACAAAACCAAGAGATTAAAGTCCAAACGGGTCAATTTCTCACTAGTATCGATGATGTAAAACAACTTGTAATAGCAATACGAGAAGATAGCGACAAACAAGCGGCGCCAGTATTCCTTGCTGATATTGCACAGATCACTCTTAAAGCTGACCTTCCGCTCCAGAGTGCTTGGCATGGTGATAAAACCAGTATCTCCCCCGCTGTAACCATTGCCATTGGTAAGCAACCGGGGGTAAATGCGGTCGATATTGCCGATGCGATACTTGAACGCGTCGATAACGTCGACAATATTCTGTTACCTGACGGCGTCAATATTTCTGTTTCACGTAACTATGGTGAAACCGCGGGAAACAAAGCCAACACCCTTATTTTAAAATTGATTTTTGCCACCTCAGCAGTGGTTATCTTAGTGTTACTAACCATGGGTTTTAGGGAAGCACTCGTTGTTGGTATCGCTATCGTTATCACGCTTGCCCTGACTCTTTTTGCTTCTTGGGCTTGGGGTTTTACCCTAAATCGCATCTCTCTATTTGCACTTATCTTCTCCATCGGCATTTTGGTTGATGATGCCATCGTTGTGGTTGAGAATATTCATCGGCATATGGCCATGGGAAAACGTAGCTTCACTGAACTGATCCCCGTCGCGGTGGATGAAGTCGGTGGCCCGACGATTCTGGCAACTTTTACGGTTATCGCCGCCCTACTACCAATGGCTTTTGTGTCAGGATTAATGGGGCCATACATGAGCCCAATCCCGATCAACGCCAGTATGGGGATGTTGATCTCTTTAGCTGTCGCTTTTATGGTCACGCCCTGGCTTAGCCGTAAATTACTAAAACATGACAACGCTAAAACAGACACTGGAATTGAGGCTAATAAGGCAAGTCAGCCCAAGACAGACAGTATTATGCTACGCATTTTCACCCGTTTAATCGGGCCTTTTGTATCAGGTTCCGGTGCTAGAAAGGCACGCTTTGGCTTAGCTGCCGGGATTTTTGTGTTGATCGCAATCGCGGTTGCACTGCCTATCGGTAAACTAGTGGTGCTAAAAATGCTGCCTTTTGACAATAAGTCTGAATTTCAAGTTATTGTTGATCTTCCAGAGGGAACTCCCGTTGAACAAACTCAACGTACATTAAAAGCATTAGCTCAGCATCTTAACCAAGTAGACGAGGTCGAGAGTTATCAGCTCTATGCTGGCACTAGTGCCCCAATGAACTTTAATGGCTTGGTTCGCCACTACTTTTTGCGCCAAACTCAAGAGTTAGGTGATATACAAGTGAATCTGGTCGACAAACAGCATAGAGACCGTGACAGTCACAGTATTGCAATTGCAGTAAGAGCGCCACTGCAGGAGATAGCAAAACAGTATAACGCCAACGTCAAAGTGGTAGAAGTACCACCGGGACCGCCAGTGTGGTCACCCATTTTGGCCGAGGTCTATGGCCCCAGTGCCGCTATTCGTGAAAAAGCCGCTAACGAACTTCAAGCGCTTTTTAAGCAAACGACCGACGTTGTCGACATCGATATTTATCTCCCCGCCAACCAAGCTAAATGGCAGGTCAATATCGATCGCAGTAAAGCCAGTTTACTCGGCATACAATATAGTCAAGTAGTCGATTTAGTGGCCACTAGCATCGGCGGTAAAGATATTAGCTATCTGCATGCACCTAACCAAAAACAGCCCATCCCTATCCGCGTTCAACTCAAAGAGGGAGATAAATTCAATTTAGAACAAGTACTAAACCTAACGCTAAAGAATAATAAAGGCCAAGCAATAGCGATGTCTGAGCTATTGCAGATAGATAAAGGCACTATTGATGCACCAATCATCCATAAGAATATGATCCCCATGATCATGGTCGTAGCTGATATGGCTGGCCCGCTAGATAGTCCTTTATACGGTATGTTTGATATGGTTGGGAAAATAGATACTGAGGGTGGTTTAGGTTTCAAGCAGCATTACATTAGCCAGCCTACAGGGCTAGAAAGTATCGCTGTTCTATGGGATGGCGAGTGGAAGGTCACCTATGAAACCTTTAGAGATATGGGCATCGCCTACGCCGTGGGCATGATAGCTATCTACCTATTAGTTGTGGCCCAATTTAAGTCTTATAGCGTTCCGCTCATTATCATGGCACCCATCCCGCTGACTGTGATTGGCGTGATGCCTGGGCACGCATTGTTGGGGGCACAATTTACCGCAACATCGATGATAGGCATGATAGCACTGGCAGGGATAATTGTGCGCAACTCCATTTTACTGGTGGATTTTATTCATCAAGAAACGGCAGCAGGCGTACCGTTCGAGCAAGCGGTTATTCATTCAGGAGCTGTGCGTGCCAAACCAATAATGCTTACCGCCCTCGCCGCGATGATAGGTGCACTTTTCATCTTAGATGACCCTATCTTTAATGGCTTGGCGATCAGCCTTATATTCGGGATTTTGGTATCTACCCTACTCACCTTAGTGGTTATTCCCGTCCTGTACTACGCCGTAATGAAAAGCCGTTATCACAATTAATTTTCAAAACCGCGCACGCCGTAATAGCGAACTTGCGCTTTAACTAGAGAGGAATCTATATGTCTATTGAACGCGCCATTATGGCTTTTGCTGGAATGATGATCTTGTTATCGTTAGCGTTAACAATGTGGGTCAATCACAACTTTGTCTGGCTGACTGCATTTATAGGAGCAAATTTAACCCAAAGTGCCTATACTGGTT
The Shewanella sp. KX20019 DNA segment above includes these coding regions:
- a CDS encoding efflux RND transporter periplasmic adaptor subunit, encoding MTTTAFPRVALILLSLTSSLAFPTFVNAATQEVDSTATVTVEYQLYANWVALDAVIEPTKSATVSAQTSGRILKLNYDVNDIVAENASLLDITSKEQGAKLAAAEAELAKANAQNVETQAQLRRYKKLFPQGAISEGAMDEAQANAKSTQQAVSAAKAGIVQATESLKYTAVSAPFSGVVTQRHVEQGETVSPGQPLYSGYSLTQMRAVTQVPQRYINALRLQPKFKLTLADDKQIISDKLNIFSFVDQVSHSYKVRIELPTAATPLIPGSLIKAEFVSGQRQTMFIPQSALITMNELNAVYLQQNNQWVLNQVRIGLQDGDSIEVLSGLSNGDIIAEDAYQTLLRLQKQSKP
- a CDS encoding YgaP family membrane protein, whose product is MSIERAIMAFAGMMILLSLALTMWVNHNFVWLTAFIGANLTQSAYTGFCPAAMVLRKLGFKSEAQLASNK
- a CDS encoding SIMPL domain-containing protein, with product MQKNNTLAAIILGGFLCLGLVLMANTVGDKLIKMKSMERTVTVKGLAEKEVRANIAIWPIRFTEVDNDLDDLYKNVQTKTDKVTAFLKQQGFDGSEITLSLPAIDDRLAQGYSDPNVKYRYAARVSLSLYTDKIDLLLSARSNMLSLAKEGIAISDQDYNSKTQFLFTKLNDVKPEMIQSATQNARQVAEKFAKDSDSKLGKIKKAAQGQFSINDRDSNTPYIKKVRIVSTLTYYLND
- a CDS encoding OmpP1/FadL family transporter, producing MKYFNKTLIAVSVALVSTQSMAAGFQLNSQSATGIGRAFAGDAVIADNASVLSRNPAAMAMFDEKQLSMGLTYADVEVEVSDVYINSNIGEIHYGSVSDAAEAKIIPNFYYISPVNDKFAYGVAMFSNFGTGTDTGDLSQPKPILGGSAQIPAPVDLLGKTEVTTINFNLSASYRINDHFSVGAGLDIIYGQGTLTRSGELPLAPDGSYVPVDLVDVDADGVAFGGIVGAVYEINANHRLGVSYRFSPEFSADGTVKFGGTDFEEINIPIPDIFQVAGFHQLTDKFALHYTAQMTTWGDFHEITVTEPGEAQLKKYAWDDSWLFSVGGTYSLTENWTLRAGYMFDQGVVGEVSSISIPDSDRQWYTMGATYNVSKNTSIDFGIAFIKGEETQLTEQSSVLDLIGQQMPTLGDDLGTVHATTLSNATYYSMQYNYKF
- a CDS encoding efflux RND transporter permease subunit, producing MIDKQKLGISGRIAAAFQLSAITPLLALLGLLLGLFSVLVTPKEEEPQINVTFADVYIPFAGASPAEVESLVTLPTEQIISELKGIDTLYSFSQPDGALFIVIFEVGIARNDAIVKLYNQIYANLDKLPLNAGVGEPLIKPRGIDDVPIVSLTLWSKEPTVSAEQLTHVANSLETEIKRIPGTREINSVGAHQLTLNVRIDPVKMNYYGISYNEINSSLSSNNHVSMPASLVQQNQEIKVQTGQFLTSIDDVKQLVIAIREDSDKQAAPVFLADIAQITLKADLPLQSAWHGDKTSISPAVTIAIGKQPGVNAVDIADAILERVDNVDNILLPDGVNISVSRNYGETAGNKANTLILKLIFATSAVVILVLLTMGFREALVVGIAIVITLALTLFASWAWGFTLNRISLFALIFSIGILVDDAIVVVENIHRHMAMGKRSFTELIPVAVDEVGGPTILATFTVIAALLPMAFVSGLMGPYMSPIPINASMGMLISLAVAFMVTPWLSRKLLKHDNAKTDTGIEANKASQPKTDSIMLRIFTRLIGPFVSGSGARKARFGLAAGIFVLIAIAVALPIGKLVVLKMLPFDNKSEFQVIVDLPEGTPVEQTQRTLKALAQHLNQVDEVESYQLYAGTSAPMNFNGLVRHYFLRQTQELGDIQVNLVDKQHRDRDSHSIAIAVRAPLQEIAKQYNANVKVVEVPPGPPVWSPILAEVYGPSAAIREKAANELQALFKQTTDVVDIDIYLPANQAKWQVNIDRSKASLLGIQYSQVVDLVATSIGGKDISYLHAPNQKQPIPIRVQLKEGDKFNLEQVLNLTLKNNKGQAIAMSELLQIDKGTIDAPIIHKNMIPMIMVVADMAGPLDSPLYGMFDMVGKIDTEGGLGFKQHYISQPTGLESIAVLWDGEWKVTYETFRDMGIAYAVGMIAIYLLVVAQFKSYSVPLIIMAPIPLTVIGVMPGHALLGAQFTATSMIGMIALAGIIVRNSILLVDFIHQETAAGVPFEQAVIHSGAVRAKPIMLTALAAMIGALFILDDPIFNGLAISLIFGILVSTLLTLVVIPVLYYAVMKSRYHN